The following coding sequences lie in one Schistocerca serialis cubense isolate TAMUIC-IGC-003099 chromosome 12, iqSchSeri2.2, whole genome shotgun sequence genomic window:
- the LOC126427929 gene encoding piggyBac transposable element-derived protein 2-like: protein MIRFKGRSSLKQHMPQKPIKHGYKVWIMANETGYVSKFQLYTGKISQEVEKCLGARDVKHLSSELTGKHHKLYFDNYFTSVPLMLDLKKQGIYACATVRKGRAGFPKDFENEKNMSRGEFQFRCSGQGITALVWKDRKPIQFLSNFHNIENMNTGSRKSKDGSRTEILCPDIVKDYNTYMGACR from the coding sequence ATGATTCGTTTCAAAGGTAGATCCAGCCTCAAGCAGCATATGCCACAAAAACCCATAAAACATGGATACAAAGTTTGGATAATGGCAAATGAAACTGGTTATGTTTCCAAATTTCAGCTTTATACTGGGAAAATCAGTCAGGAGGTAGAAAAGTGTCTAGGTGCCAGAGATGTAAAACACCTTAGTTCAGAATTAACAGGAAAGCATCACAAGCTGTACTTTGATAATTATTTTACTTCTGTACCCCTGATGCTCGATCTGAAGAAACAAGGAATATATGCCTGTGCGACAGTGAGGAAAGGCAGAGCTGGGTTCCCAAAAGACTTCGAAAATGAAAAGAACATGTCCCGCGGAGAGTTCCAGTTTCGTTGTAGTGGCCAAGGTATCACGGCATTGGTTTGGAAAGATCGTAAACCAATACAGTTTCTTTCAAACTTCCACAACATTGAAAATATGAACACAGGATCTCGGAAATCCAAAGATGGTTCTCGCACAGAAATATTGTGCCCAGATATTGTAAAGGATTACAATACCTATATGGGGGCTTGTAGATAA